A window of Argopecten irradians isolate NY chromosome 1, Ai_NY, whole genome shotgun sequence contains these coding sequences:
- the LOC138308036 gene encoding uncharacterized protein, with protein MASEFFARKLNLELALNPLFHGPHEELMEETPTVKEVKVITRRNSNSRPRSIQSTGAQSSLVTGSNINSFEFKHRNPKGVYDFLKVKMEREHARTKISRSRKSKNVDSLETGNGGKMEASMSSVIKETDLMSKDTEKNGAKNENTNDEQSGANDLTETGNRQSAIVPEILHYSDEMTEGPLEVYEPIFVRFPVWKPAKLDHS; from the exons ATGGCTAGCGAGTTTTTCGCCAGGAAGCTTAATTTGGAGTTGGCCTTGAACCCGTTGTTCCATGGCCCGCACGAGGAGTTAATGGAAGAAACCCCAACAGTAaaggaggtcaaggtcattacaAGGAGAAATTCAAATTCCAGGCCCCGGAGTATCCAAAGCACAGGAGCTCAATCGAGTCTCGTCACCGGAAGTAACATTAATAGTTTTGAGTTTAAACACCGAAACCCAAAGGGTGTTTACGATTTTCTAAAAGTGAAAATGGAACGAGAACATGCCAGGACTAAAATTTCTAGAAGTAGGAAATCCAAAAATGTAGATTCATTAGAAACTGGAAATGGCGGTAAAATGGAGGCAAGTATGTCCTCTGTAATTAAAGAGACGGATTTGATGTCCAAAGACACAGAAAAAAATGGTGCTAAAAACGAAAATACAAACGATGAACAGTCAGGAGCCAATGACCTTACAGAAACCGGAAACAGACAGTCTGCTATTGTACCAGAAATACTGCATTATTCCGACGAGATGACGGAAGGTCCATTGGAAGTGTACGAGCCGATCTTTGTGAGGTTTCCCGTGTGGAAG CCTGCCAAACTTGACCACAGCTAA